The proteins below are encoded in one region of Aquisphaera giovannonii:
- a CDS encoding nucleotide exchange factor GrpE → MPENERSDEGPSKGAEGPGPGDTGEWPQVPAGAPLAEGPEPAEGPRLSEVPVPLDVEEEEEETEEVMIPHMLRPHPEPPAVDSTARIAAAISQLGIALEQKFSTLQAIFDREVRAETARERVVDRLHAELQEYKQDLLLKVQRPIFIDLIQLHDDIGKMADAQPAEDEARSAAVRGAFESIRTAIEDILYRQGVEPYRNEAEEFDPRRQRAVTTVPTDLPEQTRTVAVRHRPGFQAGDKVIRPEIVSVYMLRK, encoded by the coding sequence ATGCCCGAGAACGAACGATCGGACGAGGGGCCCTCGAAGGGGGCCGAGGGGCCGGGGCCCGGGGACACCGGGGAATGGCCGCAGGTCCCCGCCGGCGCCCCTCTCGCCGAGGGCCCCGAGCCCGCGGAGGGCCCCAGGTTGAGCGAAGTCCCCGTGCCCCTGGACGTCGAAGAAGAGGAGGAGGAGACGGAGGAGGTGATGATCCCGCACATGCTCCGGCCGCATCCGGAGCCGCCGGCCGTCGACTCCACGGCGAGGATCGCCGCGGCGATCAGCCAGCTGGGGATCGCCCTGGAGCAGAAGTTCTCGACGCTGCAGGCGATCTTCGACCGCGAGGTCCGCGCCGAGACCGCCCGGGAACGCGTCGTCGATCGGCTCCACGCCGAGCTCCAGGAGTACAAGCAGGACCTGCTCCTGAAGGTCCAGCGGCCGATCTTCATCGACCTGATCCAGCTCCACGACGACATCGGCAAGATGGCCGACGCCCAGCCGGCCGAGGACGAGGCCCGCTCCGCCGCGGTGCGGGGCGCGTTCGAGTCGATCCGCACGGCGATCGAGGACATCCTCTACCGCCAGGGCGTGGAGCCCTACCGCAACGAGGCCGAGGAGTTCGACCCCCGGCGCCAGCGGGCCGTGACGACCGTCCCCACCGACCTGCCCGAGCAGACCCGCACCGTCGCCGTCCGCCATCGCCCGGGATTCCAGGCCGGCGACAAGGTCATCCGCCCCGAGATCGTCTCGGTGTACATGCTCCGCAAGTGA
- a CDS encoding 3-keto-disaccharide hydrolase: MRKSLLSFALLLTAAAPGRAAEDGEGPPATACGAKPPAGAVVLLGQGKPEGWVGSDGRAPIDWPFADGILTVGHGDIKTEKTFGDFELHLEFNVPYMPQARGQARGNSGVYLAGNHELQVLDSYGLPTESHECGAIYSQVAPSVNACKPPLQWQAYSVIFRKARVEGGKVAKKARVTVFQNGTKIIDDAEVVPTPGGLGNPEGSDGPLLLQDHGNKVQYRNIWIRPLG, from the coding sequence ATGAGGAAAAGCCTGCTCTCCTTCGCGCTCTTGCTGACCGCCGCCGCGCCCGGCCGCGCCGCCGAGGACGGCGAAGGCCCGCCGGCCACCGCGTGCGGCGCGAAGCCCCCCGCGGGCGCCGTGGTCCTGCTCGGCCAGGGCAAGCCCGAGGGCTGGGTCGGCTCCGACGGCAGGGCGCCGATCGACTGGCCCTTCGCCGATGGAATTCTCACGGTCGGGCACGGCGATATCAAGACCGAGAAGACCTTCGGGGACTTCGAGTTGCACCTCGAGTTCAACGTCCCCTACATGCCGCAGGCCCGCGGGCAGGCCCGCGGCAACAGCGGCGTCTACCTCGCCGGCAACCATGAGCTCCAGGTCCTCGATTCCTACGGCCTGCCCACGGAGAGCCACGAGTGCGGCGCGATCTATTCGCAGGTCGCCCCCTCCGTGAATGCCTGCAAGCCGCCGCTCCAGTGGCAGGCCTACAGCGTGATCTTCCGCAAGGCCCGGGTGGAGGGCGGCAAGGTCGCGAAGAAGGCGCGCGTGACCGTCTTCCAGAACGGCACGAAGATCATCGACGACGCGGAGGTCGTGCCGACGCCCGGCGGCCTCGGGAATCCCGAGGGCTCCGACGGCCCGCTGCTCCTCCAGGACCATGGCAACAAGGTCCAGTACCGGAACATCTGGATCAGGCCGCTGGGCTGA
- the tpx gene encoding thiol peroxidase, with protein MAETRKGEVTFKGNPIELVGPRLKPGDAAPDFECVGAGLAVVKLADTAGKARLFNVVPSLDTPVCNKQTKRFAEELKALADKVAAYTVSLDLPFAQARFCTEASIENLSNLSDVHDHSFGQHYGVLIQGLPIPLLARAVFVVDPSNKVTYAEYVPEIGSEPDYEPALAALRSAAGA; from the coding sequence ATGGCAGAGACGCGCAAGGGCGAAGTGACCTTCAAGGGGAACCCGATCGAGCTGGTCGGCCCGAGGCTGAAGCCGGGCGACGCGGCCCCGGACTTCGAGTGCGTGGGGGCCGGGCTCGCCGTCGTGAAGCTGGCGGACACCGCGGGCAAGGCCCGACTGTTCAACGTCGTCCCGTCGCTGGACACCCCGGTCTGCAACAAGCAGACGAAGCGGTTCGCCGAGGAGCTCAAGGCCCTCGCCGACAAGGTCGCGGCCTACACGGTGAGCCTGGACCTGCCGTTCGCCCAGGCACGGTTCTGCACCGAGGCCAGCATCGAGAACCTCTCCAACCTGTCCGACGTCCACGACCACAGCTTCGGCCAGCACTACGGCGTGCTGATCCAGGGGCTGCCCATCCCCCTGCTGGCGCGGGCGGTGTTCGTCGTCGACCCGTCCAACAAGGTCACCTATGCGGAGTACGTCCCGGAGATCGGGTCCGAGCCGGACTACGAGCCCGCCCTCGCGGCCCTGCGATCCGCGGCGGGCGCCTGA
- the mnmG gene encoding tRNA uridine-5-carboxymethylaminomethyl(34) synthesis enzyme MnmG has product MASNRTPYTYDVIVVGAGHAGIEAALAAARTGSRTALLTMNCDTVGQMSCNPAIGGVAKGQIVREIDALGGAMGLLTDASAIQFRLLNRGKGPAMHSPRAQCDKKAYQRLAKLLVERQPGLSLRQEMVEAVEVDGSGRVAGIRCRGDVTYRARAVVLTTGTFLQALMHTGEVKTPGGRGGDAAAIGLSGSLRELGFELRRFKTGTPPRLNGRTIDLARLEPQPGDADPVPFSFLTGSIAAGQLDCHITYTNPEVHEIIRANLHRAPMYSGQIRSTGPRYCPSIEDKVVRFSDRDAHQIFLEPEGRDTLEYYCNGISTSLPRDVQDEVIARIPGLEHAEVLRYGYAVEYDYAPPEQLTPSLETKSIPGLYFAGQINGTTGYEEAAAQGLMAGLNASHSAKGETPVVIDRSKAYIGVLIDDLVTRGVDEPYRMFTSRAEYRLLLRHDNADLRLTEIGREAGLVDDARWAAFQSRRDAIRGLRERLATTRRGGTTLFQVLRRPETTWEDLCELDGSLRESPLAADVIAQVATEAKYDGYIGRQTDQIERFRRLEEKPIPREIDYFAIPQLRAEAREKLDRIRPQSIGQAGRISGISPSDIATLLIHLKRKAPSVPA; this is encoded by the coding sequence ATGGCATCGAACCGCACGCCCTATACGTATGACGTGATCGTGGTGGGCGCCGGCCACGCCGGGATCGAGGCCGCGCTGGCGGCCGCGCGCACCGGCTCGCGCACGGCCTTGCTGACGATGAACTGCGACACGGTCGGGCAGATGAGCTGCAACCCGGCCATCGGCGGCGTGGCCAAGGGGCAGATCGTCCGGGAGATCGACGCCCTGGGCGGCGCGATGGGGCTGCTCACGGACGCCTCGGCCATCCAGTTCCGGCTCCTCAACCGGGGCAAGGGGCCGGCGATGCACAGCCCGCGCGCCCAGTGCGACAAGAAGGCCTATCAGCGCCTGGCCAAGCTCCTGGTCGAGCGTCAGCCCGGCCTCTCCCTCCGCCAGGAGATGGTCGAGGCCGTCGAGGTGGATGGTTCCGGCCGGGTGGCCGGGATCCGCTGCCGGGGCGACGTCACCTACCGGGCCCGGGCGGTCGTCCTCACCACGGGCACCTTCCTCCAGGCCCTGATGCACACCGGCGAGGTGAAGACCCCAGGCGGCCGGGGGGGGGACGCGGCCGCAATCGGCCTGTCGGGCAGCCTCCGGGAGCTCGGCTTCGAGCTCCGGCGGTTCAAGACCGGGACGCCGCCCCGGCTCAACGGCAGGACCATCGACCTCGCCCGGCTGGAGCCGCAGCCCGGCGACGCCGACCCGGTGCCCTTCTCGTTCCTGACCGGCTCTATCGCGGCGGGTCAGCTCGACTGCCACATCACCTACACCAACCCCGAGGTCCACGAGATCATCCGCGCCAACCTCCACCGGGCGCCGATGTACTCGGGGCAGATCCGGTCCACGGGCCCTCGCTACTGCCCGTCGATCGAGGACAAGGTCGTCCGCTTCTCGGATCGGGACGCCCACCAGATCTTCCTCGAGCCGGAAGGCCGCGACACGCTGGAGTACTACTGCAACGGCATCTCCACCAGCCTGCCGCGGGACGTCCAGGATGAGGTGATCGCCCGGATCCCCGGCCTGGAGCACGCCGAGGTCCTGCGATACGGCTACGCCGTGGAGTACGACTACGCCCCCCCGGAACAGCTCACCCCCAGCCTCGAAACCAAGTCGATCCCGGGACTCTACTTCGCCGGCCAGATCAACGGCACGACCGGATACGAGGAGGCCGCCGCCCAGGGGCTCATGGCGGGACTGAACGCCTCGCACTCCGCCAAGGGGGAGACGCCGGTCGTCATCGATCGCTCGAAGGCGTACATCGGCGTCCTGATCGACGACCTGGTCACCCGAGGCGTGGACGAGCCGTACCGCATGTTCACGAGTCGCGCCGAATATCGGCTGCTGCTCCGCCACGACAACGCGGACCTCAGGCTCACCGAGATCGGCCGCGAGGCCGGGCTCGTGGACGACGCCCGCTGGGCCGCCTTCCAGTCGCGCCGGGATGCGATCCGCGGCCTCCGCGAGCGGCTGGCGACCACGAGGCGGGGCGGGACGACCCTCTTCCAGGTCCTGCGACGGCCGGAGACCACCTGGGAAGACCTGTGCGAGCTCGACGGCTCGCTCCGGGAGAGTCCCCTTGCCGCCGACGTAATCGCCCAGGTCGCGACCGAGGCGAAGTACGACGGCTATATTGGGCGACAAACGGACCAGATCGAGCGTTTCAGGCGGCTCGAGGAGAAGCCGATCCCGCGGGAGATCGACTACTTCGCCATCCCCCAGCTCCGCGCGGAGGCCCGCGAGAAGCTCGACCGCATCCGCCCCCAGTCGATCGGGCAGGCCGGGCGGATCAGCGGGATCAGCCCCTCGGACATCGCCACGCTCCTCATCCACCTGAAGCGGAAGGCCCCGTCCGTGCCAGCCTGA
- a CDS encoding response regulator — MKTVYTTGEAAKICKVSQQTIIRCFDSGQLKGFRVPGSRFRRIPRESLYRFMRENNIPTDALESGRRRILVVDDDQAVVDLISDVLSSDDRFEYKVVNNGFGAGMLAKEYHPELIILDVMLPDINGQAVCELIRSDPSMADIKIICISGMVEEDRIEELLKSGANDFLHKPLDIDELVRRICRHLDMETSAIA, encoded by the coding sequence ATGAAGACGGTCTATACGACGGGCGAAGCCGCGAAGATCTGCAAGGTCAGCCAGCAGACCATCATCCGGTGCTTCGACTCGGGCCAGCTCAAGGGATTCCGGGTGCCCGGCTCGAGGTTTCGTCGAATCCCTCGCGAGTCGCTCTACCGCTTCATGAGGGAGAACAACATCCCGACCGACGCCCTGGAGAGCGGGCGGCGGCGGATCCTCGTGGTGGACGACGACCAGGCCGTGGTGGACCTGATCTCCGACGTCCTGTCGAGCGACGACCGCTTCGAGTACAAGGTCGTCAACAACGGCTTCGGCGCCGGGATGCTCGCCAAGGAGTACCATCCGGAGTTGATCATCCTCGACGTGATGCTGCCGGACATCAACGGCCAGGCGGTCTGCGAGCTGATCCGCAGCGACCCGAGCATGGCGGACATCAAGATCATCTGCATCTCGGGGATGGTCGAGGAGGACCGGATCGAGGAGCTCCTCAAGTCCGGCGCGAACGATTTCCTGCACAAGCCGCTCGATATCGATGAACTCGTGCGGCGGATCTGCCGACACTTGGACATGGAGACCAGCGCCATCGCCTGA
- a CDS encoding ATP-binding protein codes for MRGHPGRNTATHDLRLRVDALEHLPVRAATARHVLAEVAPADEDGPTRPAAKPGRSPADLDPGWVLGEASGRAEPDPLRLVSERAWWPVAHASGARGEAFQLLWRHSIAVSLAARTIARERGEPDPVRYQRAGMLHGLALWAVAAADPDWLVRWLGEPDRRARGELERSHLGTDLPDLGRRLAERWGCEPDVVDAAWLHDPSSGPFADAASDPGRLAIIREAYLRAEGTPWSLSDASRREAMPQEPHLRILVAEVQSRCGSLFASADATPHEEALARRHARALLRLRAAERLCASQGRLLHAISTSGPVETPESWAARAGTIWCAEPEVSTARVSWEPATPRGSAGAARPEGSCPEPTSPARPPSARLSLGRGAGPTAEVELWCDPAQPGIDERLAGSVLVGAWESWASAVASRAEAERKLQAVVASARDHVADEALRLQAAKLDALAEFAAGAGHELNNPLAVIVGRAQLLLARSPDAESSRSLGIILNQAQRTHRILRDLMSVARPQPPRYRACRPSELLRLGVEGVREECEALGIRLHADVEAADAPAWADPEILTQLADSLLKNAIQATPPGGEIAVRARLKEGELRLTVADTGRGISGQDAQHLLDPFYCGRQAGRGLGLGLARAARSLELIGGALTWTSSPGQGSTFAVRLPLRNVPDEPAERARSERVA; via the coding sequence GTGCGGGGCCATCCTGGGCGGAACACGGCGACCCACGACCTGCGCCTGCGCGTGGACGCCCTGGAGCACCTGCCCGTCCGAGCCGCCACCGCCCGGCACGTGCTCGCGGAGGTCGCCCCGGCGGACGAAGACGGCCCGACGCGGCCGGCCGCGAAGCCCGGCCGTTCCCCGGCCGACCTCGATCCCGGCTGGGTGCTCGGCGAGGCGTCGGGGCGGGCGGAGCCGGATCCGCTCCGCCTCGTCTCGGAGCGTGCCTGGTGGCCGGTGGCCCACGCCTCCGGGGCTCGCGGCGAGGCCTTCCAGCTGCTCTGGCGGCACTCGATCGCCGTGAGCCTCGCCGCGCGGACGATCGCTCGCGAACGCGGGGAGCCGGACCCGGTACGCTACCAGCGGGCCGGGATGCTGCACGGCCTCGCCCTCTGGGCCGTCGCGGCCGCCGACCCGGACTGGCTCGTCCGGTGGCTCGGCGAGCCGGACCGACGGGCCCGCGGGGAGCTCGAGCGGTCGCACCTGGGGACCGACCTGCCCGACCTGGGACGGCGGCTGGCGGAGCGATGGGGCTGCGAGCCGGACGTCGTGGACGCCGCCTGGCTCCACGACCCCTCCAGCGGGCCGTTCGCGGACGCGGCCTCGGATCCGGGCCGGCTGGCGATCATCCGCGAGGCGTATCTCCGGGCCGAGGGCACGCCGTGGTCGCTCTCGGACGCGTCCCGGCGGGAGGCTATGCCCCAGGAGCCGCACCTCCGCATCCTGGTGGCCGAGGTCCAGTCGCGATGCGGATCGCTCTTCGCGTCGGCGGACGCGACGCCTCACGAGGAGGCCCTCGCGCGTCGGCACGCGCGGGCCCTCCTCCGCCTCCGCGCGGCGGAGAGGTTGTGCGCCAGCCAGGGGCGGCTGCTCCACGCCATCTCCACGTCCGGGCCCGTCGAGACCCCGGAAAGCTGGGCCGCCCGCGCCGGCACGATCTGGTGCGCCGAGCCCGAGGTCAGCACGGCCCGCGTCTCGTGGGAGCCCGCGACGCCGCGAGGGTCGGCCGGGGCGGCGAGGCCTGAAGGATCCTGCCCGGAGCCGACGTCCCCGGCCAGGCCGCCCTCGGCGCGGCTCTCCCTCGGCCGCGGGGCCGGCCCAACGGCGGAGGTGGAGCTCTGGTGCGACCCGGCCCAGCCGGGGATCGACGAGCGGCTCGCCGGATCCGTGCTCGTCGGGGCCTGGGAGAGCTGGGCGTCCGCCGTCGCGTCCCGCGCCGAGGCCGAGCGGAAGCTCCAGGCCGTGGTCGCGAGCGCCCGCGACCACGTGGCCGACGAGGCGCTGCGGCTCCAGGCCGCCAAGCTCGATGCCCTCGCGGAGTTCGCCGCCGGCGCCGGCCATGAGCTGAACAACCCGCTGGCGGTCATCGTCGGGAGGGCCCAGCTCCTGCTGGCCCGCTCGCCCGACGCGGAGTCTTCCCGCTCGCTGGGGATCATCCTGAACCAGGCGCAGCGGACGCATCGGATCCTCCGGGACCTGATGTCCGTGGCGCGTCCGCAGCCCCCCCGGTACCGGGCCTGCCGGCCCTCCGAGCTGCTCCGGCTCGGCGTGGAGGGCGTCCGCGAGGAATGCGAGGCGCTCGGCATCCGGCTGCACGCGGACGTCGAGGCCGCCGACGCGCCGGCCTGGGCGGATCCCGAGATCCTGACGCAGCTCGCCGACTCGCTCCTGAAGAACGCCATCCAGGCCACGCCGCCGGGCGGGGAGATCGCCGTGAGGGCGCGCCTCAAGGAAGGGGAATTGAGGCTGACCGTCGCCGACACGGGGCGGGGGATCAGCGGGCAGGACGCGCAGCACCTGCTCGATCCGTTCTACTGCGGTCGGCAGGCGGGGCGGGGCCTCGGCCTGGGGCTGGCCCGCGCCGCCCGGTCGCTCGAGCTGATCGGCGGGGCCCTGACCTGGACCTCGTCCCCGGGCCAGGGCTCGACGTTCGCCGTCCGGCTGCCGCTCCGAAATGTCCCCGACGAGCCGGCCGAGAGGGCCAGGTCGGAGCGGGTCGCCTGA
- a CDS encoding ROK family protein, which produces MAGQGDGAPVVGVDLGGTKILAAVVGADHVILGRGKRNTPAKEGGPAILETMKACVDEAIAASGVARGDIAAAGIGSPGPLDVKSGVILFSANLSVRNYPIGPELSAYLDRPVLVQNDVRVGGYAEFRLGAAKGYRDMIAAFVGTGIGGCVVMGGEIVTGSTANAGEIGHMIVKAGGSRCGCGSKGCMEALASKTAMQRRIAKAIRKGTPTVLKDKIARKGRLKSGDLAEAVAAKDPVAVKAVQRAAHYLGLGLGGLVNVLGPEIVVIGGGVVNAMGDPWVDHVRNVARAQIITDTSSTIRIERAALGDDAGVLGASLLAREHFFRG; this is translated from the coding sequence ATGGCAGGGCAGGGGGATGGGGCGCCGGTTGTCGGGGTGGACCTGGGCGGGACGAAGATCCTGGCCGCCGTGGTCGGCGCGGATCACGTCATCCTGGGCCGCGGCAAGCGGAACACGCCCGCGAAGGAAGGCGGCCCGGCGATCCTGGAGACGATGAAGGCGTGCGTCGACGAGGCGATCGCGGCCTCGGGCGTCGCCCGGGGCGACATCGCGGCCGCGGGGATCGGGTCGCCCGGGCCGCTCGACGTGAAGTCCGGGGTGATCCTCTTCAGCGCCAACCTGAGCGTGAGGAACTATCCCATCGGCCCGGAGCTGTCGGCGTATCTGGACCGGCCGGTGCTCGTGCAGAACGACGTGCGGGTCGGCGGCTACGCCGAGTTCCGCCTGGGCGCGGCCAAGGGCTACCGCGACATGATCGCGGCCTTCGTCGGCACCGGGATCGGCGGCTGCGTCGTGATGGGGGGCGAGATCGTCACCGGCTCGACGGCCAACGCCGGCGAGATCGGGCACATGATCGTCAAGGCCGGCGGCTCCCGCTGCGGCTGCGGCTCGAAGGGCTGCATGGAGGCCCTCGCCAGCAAGACCGCCATGCAGCGGCGGATCGCCAAGGCCATCCGCAAGGGGACGCCGACGGTCCTCAAGGACAAGATCGCCCGCAAGGGCCGGCTCAAGAGCGGAGACCTGGCGGAGGCCGTGGCCGCCAAGGACCCCGTCGCCGTCAAGGCCGTCCAGCGCGCGGCGCACTACCTGGGGCTCGGCCTCGGCGGCCTCGTCAACGTCCTGGGGCCGGAGATCGTCGTCATCGGCGGGGGCGTGGTCAACGCGATGGGCGACCCCTGGGTGGACCACGTCCGCAACGTGGCCCGGGCGCAGATCATCACCGACACCTCGTCCACGATCCGGATCGAGAGGGCCGCGCTCGGCGACGACGCCGGCGTCCTGGGCGCCTCGCTCCTGGCCCGCGAGCACTTCTTCCGGGGCTGA
- a CDS encoding STAS domain-containing protein, translating to MLNFTTSEGGGVLIIVFEPTDESNYDWQTTQRDWLYKMIEAREDPRFAIDLSEVNYLASSEIGFLVTIKRRIDRRKGRVVFFGISAYLLEIFQTMNLTKVLEIVETRADALARLKA from the coding sequence ATGCTGAACTTCACGACGAGCGAGGGCGGGGGCGTCCTGATCATCGTCTTCGAGCCGACGGACGAATCCAATTACGACTGGCAGACGACCCAGCGCGACTGGCTCTACAAGATGATCGAGGCCCGCGAGGATCCGCGGTTCGCCATCGACCTCAGCGAGGTCAATTACCTGGCCAGCTCGGAGATCGGCTTCCTCGTCACGATCAAGCGACGCATCGATCGCCGCAAGGGCAGGGTCGTCTTCTTCGGCATCAGCGCGTACCTGCTGGAGATCTTCCAGACCATGAACCTGACCAAGGTCCTGGAGATCGTCGAGACGCGGGCCGACGCGCTGGCCCGATTGAAGGCCTGA